In Triticum urartu cultivar G1812 unplaced genomic scaffold, Tu2.1 TuUngrouped_contig_9683, whole genome shotgun sequence, the DNA window AATGTTTGCTCTTTTATAAGTAGTATAGATTAGTTCTTAATAGGATGTGTCCGTGATTATAGTTTCCTAATTGATCAGGCATGGACTTTCATATTTTCCTCCGCGGTGGAGTACGGTCAGTCAATGTAAATTGCTAAGTGCACACAGAGAACAGATTCGGTTAAGGCTAGCCGTTAGATTGAGTTTAGTGGGACTAATCATGCGGTGGTAATGTATCCGTTTACGTTTTGTGAGATGCACTTAGAAAAGATAATGTTTGCTCTTTTATAAGTAGTATAGATACGAGGTGatgtttttcaaaaaaaaaagagaTTGATGCAGGAACAGTGCAGAAAGTGCTATCATCGTGCTCGTTGCATGAATCCTGACCAGCTTGCACGTTACCCGCATGTGGAGCTCCTTTTTTCTATGCAGTGGCTTAGATACCGGGTTATCCAACGTGGGGTTGTGCACTTGtgctcctcacggagaagaaaaATACTTATACAACACCGAGCAATTTTGACTTTGGCGTCTATAAATTCAATGGCGCCCGGCCCCGGTGGAAGCCCAAGCGGCTTAGCGGATCGGTGAAATGGGGAGAGGAGGCCGCGTTTTGCTGCTAGCCTTCGTGCTCTTCCTCACGTCACACTTGACGACGCCGGCGTCCGCTGCCACGAAGgcaaatctctctctctctctctctctctctctctctctctctctctaaacaGTTTGTACTTGTTTCTGTTTATCTCTAATTGATAGTGCTCCTCCTGTGCATGCAGTCCTGTTTGCTTGTCTTGAGTGATCTGACGTCTTGGCCTGCTCTGATCGCTGGAGTCACCAACCAGTAAGCACAATATATAGCACGCTAACTATCTACGTCCATCATACATTAGTTCGTGCAGAAGAAGACGCCTAGCCTTTGGTTCTTGATCGCCAAAACATGCAGGTACAAACAATTGTATCTCTTCAAGGAAATCAGCGCCATCGGGTTGCAGATCGACGACAGCTTGTTCCCAGCCCTCGAACGTAAGTGCCGCGCATATGATCATGATCCAAGGATTTCCGTGTTTGAGTTTACTGCTTCATCAGCAGTTTTTACCTAACACTAACCACGTCACACGCTGCACTGGCCGATTATTCTTTTGGTTCAGAGCTCCCCGGGGTTCTGGCTGTGATCCCGGACAGGCTTCACAAGGTCCAAACGACGCATTCCTGGGAGTTCCTCGGGCTGGAGAGCGGCGGCGAGCCGAAAAACGAGTGGAAGTACGACGCCAAGTTCGGCGAGGGGGTCGTTATTGGAAACGTCGACACCGGTAATCTCGCAGTTAAATTGCATCATTTCTTCACATCAATCTAGCCCATACATACTCCCCAGGAATCGCAGTATATACCACTACCACTACCAACTCGATATCTTTTGATTGATCGCCGGAATCTTATCTTGACCTAATAATCAATTAATTGCTTTCATATTAATACGCACGGGGTATGTGGGTTGGTCGTACCGCGTATTCCGTGCCATGCATCATGCATGGCACCTGTCTAACACACGCATGCACTGTCGACAGCCTAAAGTCGAAGCACTGGTTTGACCTGGATCCTAATAGTGAGCACTTAGTAGTACTCCCTTcggatttggtcaaagtcaaacaaACTTTGTTAATTTTGactaagtttatagaaaaatatatcAAGATTCATAATATGAAATCGGTATTGTTAGATGTATcatgaaattagttttcataccaTATAGCTTTAGTAtagtaaatattgatatattttttataaatttggcaaacttcataaagtttgacTTTGATCAATCTTATATACAGACTAAAAAAACGAAGGGAGTACGTGATTAATTAAATAGAGGTCTTCACATGCATGAAATACTACTCCCTCCTGGATGAGTACATAATAATTTGTTGTCCCCGCGATATATTCCATCCTGGATGGAACATAATCAAATCCCAGTAACATGCCGGAGTGTGAAGTCAACTGAAACCTGACAGATGATACGCATCAAGGCCCCACGATCTTACTCGAAATCTGTTGCTCACTCCAATCCATTTTTTCCGGAGACGCTcggtacaaagttgtactaagtGTGCATTAATTAATATGGATTGGAGGGAGTAGCTTTTTCCCTCAGAGGTAACAATCAATTACGTTGACATTGTTTTTGTACATTGCACACTTAGAAAATATGAAAATGGTGAATAAGTAGGTATATGTAAGAAAATCAAAAGTATATATTCCATCCTGGATGGAACATAATCAAATCCCAGTAACATGCCGGAGTGTGAAGTCAACTGAAACCTGACAGATGATACGCATCAAGGCCCCACGATCTTACTCGAAATCTGTTGCTCACTCCAATCCATTTTTTCCGGAGACGCTcggtacaaagttgtactaagtGTGCATTAATTAATATGGATTGGAGGGAGTAGCTTTTTCCCTCAGAGGTAACAATCAATTACGTTGACATTGTTTTTGTACATTGCACACTTAGAAAATATGAAAATGGTGAATAAGTAGGTATATGTAAGAAAATCAAAAGTATGCTTCTAATATCGAGCTCAAATGTTCCTGCcatgaacagtaaaatcaaaaaaataacaaaaaagaGTTTCTGGATTTTTTTGTGGCAAAGTTTAAGAAATGTTTGAAGTGCATGCGAATTTTCACCACGAAATCACATTGGAGTAAGTCGTGGCAAACAACCAAAATCAGAGCTCCCAAATGCGTTTGGAAGTAACATTTTCAGAGTATCGATTTTTTTTACCATGCCTTGCACCTATGTAATTTTGTGATGAATTTTTGCATCCACTCCAAACATTCTTTAaagtttttttgaatttactgttcatgaGGGAGCATTTGATCTCGAGCTTAAAAACTCCACATCCTAAGAAAATTGTTTTTTAGGACGGCTATAACTCTGTTGACCCGGAGAGAATTCAACAGTTGATAGCCGTCCCATCAAGAGGTTATTATCCTTGATGTCTAGATCAGACAGTTGTTAGCTTTAACTTAATTAATAGTTATTTCCTCTGTTCACAAATATATGGTGTTCTAACTTTTTTCTAAACTGAATGTATATAGAGACATTTTAGTGTGTTTATTCACCCATTTTAGTGTGTATATGTGGTCCACATTGAAGTAtacaaaacatcttatatttgtgaacaaAGGGAATATTTCTTAGTCAGTTTTGTTTCTGAAAGTTCACTAGTTAGTTCACAAACATTTGCATATTGCACTATTGAGTAATCTTTCAAATTCATTGCACACCACAAGAGTGTTTAATATGGTTTAAAGATATCCAACGTCGCATGAGATTTTTTTTCTTCAAAAGGACAATAGACCCCTGGCCTCTACATCGATTGATGCACACAACCATCCATTATTGCAAACTTCCAAGTGTCATTCTTAGTCGTCCAACAAGACTTACTGACCTCTTCCTAAAAACATTCTTTGCAATAGTAGTATGACCTTAGCAAATGCTAGGATGGCCAATCCACTGTCATTCGAGTTGGAAACATTAAAAGACAATTGCCTTCCCTAAATACCTCTCACTccacacactagtagaaaagggggctttaGTCCAGGCCGGGTAAgtccattagtcccggttcagtccagaaccaggaccaatgggtgcatttatcccgattcgtgcggctaaggcattagtcccggttcacctgggtcctttagtcccggttcctgaaccgggactaaagggtcggtactaatgccctgcccctttagtcccggttcaaaccagaaccgggactaaagggtcggtactaatgccctgcccctttagtcccggttcaaaccagaaccgggactaaagggtcggtactaatgccctgcccctttagtcccggttcaaaccag includes these proteins:
- the LOC125532335 gene encoding subtilisin-like protease SBT5.3, with translation MGRGGRVLLLAFVLFLTSHLTTPASAATKSCLLVLSDLTSWPALIAGVTNQYKQLYLFKEISAIGLQIDDSLFPALEQLPGVLAVIPDRLHKVQTTHSWEFLGLESGGEPKNEWKYDAKFGEGVVIGNVDTGNLAVKLHHFFTSI